In Leisingera sp. NJS204, the DNA window GGCATGGCGCCGGCCTGGCTGATGAGCCATCCGAAAACCGAAGAACGCATCGCCGCGCTGGAGCGGCTGGAAGCGAAATGGGCCAAGGGCTGAGCTGGCTGAGGGCATGAGGGGCCTGCCCCTCATACTCCCCGGAGTATTTGCAGAAAGATGAAGAAACAGTCAGCCGGCCAAGGCTTTGGCCAGCCTTGGAAGCCGGGCTTTCTTCAGCAACGGGCGGATTTCCCAGCTGCCGCCGGAGAGGCGGTTGGCCTCGGCCAGGACTTGGCTGCCCAAGGCCTCCATGCCTGCGCCGTCCTGCAGCCAGAAGCGGTAGAGGAGTTCGTCAGCGCCGATACGCTCCAGGCCTTCCTCGGCCAGGGTGTGACGGGGGAAGTCCTTGTTGTTGAGGGTAACAATTGCGTCGGCGTGGCCGGTGATGGCGGCGGCCAGCACATGGATGTCGGCGCTGTCGGGCAGCCACAGGCGGGCTTCAACGCCCGGAGAAGCCGGCACTTCGGCCTTGGGCCAGCTGGCGCGGGCCAGCGCGGTCTCGGCCTTGGCCTGCGCCGCGCCTTCGGGGCCGAGTTTCAGCGCCGCGCGTTCCCATTCGCCCAGGATGCGCGCAGACCAGAGCGGGGTGAAATGCCCCAGCCTGGCCGCGCCCAGCAGCATCTCCCGCATCACGGTCGGGTACAGCACGCAGGTGTCCAGGAGCAGCTTCATCCCTGTCAGTCCAGCCGGAAGAACACGGCCTTAAGGTAGCCGCTTTCCGCCAGCTGCGGCAGCTGCGGGTGGTCGGGGCCGGCATAGCCGGTGTGGATCAGCGTGCCGCGGCGGCCGGATCTGCCGATACCGCGGGCCGAGGCGTTGCGGAATTTGGCGAGATCCGCCGCGTGCGAGCAGGAGCAAAGCCCAAGGTAGCCGCCGGGTTTCACCAGCGGGGCGGCCAGTTTGGCAATGCGTTCATAGGCCCGCAAGCCCGCCTCCAGCGCCTGTTTCGAGGGCGCAAAGGCGGGCGGGTCGCAGATAACCACGTCGAAGTTTTCGCCTTCCTTCTGCAGCGCGTCCAGCACGTCGAACGCATCGCCCTGGCGGGCGGTGAACCTGTCCTTGTGGCCGCTGGCTCCGGCGCCCCGGGCTGCCAGCTCAAGTGCGGCGGCAGAGCCGTCAACGCAGGTGGCGTGCGCGGCCCCCCCTGCCAGCATCGCCAGGCCAAAGCCGCCGACGTGGGAGAACACATCCAGCACCTTGGCGCCCTGCCCTGTGAGGCGGGCGGCGAAGGCATGGTTTTCACGCTGATCGAAGAACAGCCCGGTTTTCTGGCCGCCGGTCAGGTCGGCCATATAAGTGGCGCCGTTCATCTGCACCGGAACAGGTGCGGCGGGCGTTTCGCCCAGCAGGGTCTGGTTCTGATCGTCCAGCCCTTCCAGAGTGCGGGTGCGGCCAGCGGCGTTTTTCAGGATCACGTCTGCACCGGTCACATCCGCCAGCGCCGCGGTGAGTATGTCCAGATGCATTTCGGCCCAGGCGGCGTTGGGCTGGACCACGCAAGCGGCGCCGAACCGGTCGATGACCACGCCGGGCAACCCGTCGGATTCGGCATGGACCAACCGGTAGAAGGGCGCGTCATACAAGCGTTCGCGCATCTCCAGCGCGCGGGACAGGCGGGCAGCGAACCAGGCCTGATCAATCACCGCTTCCGGATCGCGGTCGAGCATCCGGGCGATGATCTTGCTGTCCGGGTTCACCGAGACCAGCCCCAGCGGGCGCTGCGCCTCATCCTCCAGCACCGCCAGGGTGCCAGGCGCCAGATTGCGGGTGCGGCGGTCGGTCACCAGTTCATTGGCATAAACCCAGGGAAACCCGTGCCGGATGGCGCGGGCGTTGGATTTGGGTTTCATTTTCACGCGGGGGCGCTGATGCGCATCTGAGGAGGCTGTCATAGGGTCCTCATAGCCTTAAGCCCGGAACAGGAAAAGGGGCCGCATGGCCCCTTCCCGCAGAACTTCGCCGCTGCGCATTGGCTTTATTGCAGCGCCTGCAGCAGCCCCAGACGCGGATTCCGGTAGCTGCCGGGTTTGGTCAGCTCCTGGCGGACCACATTGGCCAGGTGGCCGGTGATGCGGATTTTTTGGGT includes these proteins:
- a CDS encoding RSP_2648 family PIN domain-containing protein, encoding MKLLLDTCVLYPTVMREMLLGAARLGHFTPLWSARILGEWERAALKLGPEGAAQAKAETALARASWPKAEVPASPGVEARLWLPDSADIHVLAAAITGHADAIVTLNNKDFPRHTLAEEGLERIGADELLYRFWLQDGAGMEALGSQVLAEANRLSGGSWEIRPLLKKARLPRLAKALAG
- a CDS encoding RSP_2647 family RNA methyltransferase; translated protein: MTASSDAHQRPRVKMKPKSNARAIRHGFPWVYANELVTDRRTRNLAPGTLAVLEDEAQRPLGLVSVNPDSKIIARMLDRDPEAVIDQAWFAARLSRALEMRERLYDAPFYRLVHAESDGLPGVVIDRFGAACVVQPNAAWAEMHLDILTAALADVTGADVILKNAAGRTRTLEGLDDQNQTLLGETPAAPVPVQMNGATYMADLTGGQKTGLFFDQRENHAFAARLTGQGAKVLDVFSHVGGFGLAMLAGGAAHATCVDGSAAALELAARGAGASGHKDRFTARQGDAFDVLDALQKEGENFDVVICDPPAFAPSKQALEAGLRAYERIAKLAAPLVKPGGYLGLCSCSHAADLAKFRNASARGIGRSGRRGTLIHTGYAGPDHPQLPQLAESGYLKAVFFRLD